A region of the Nitrospirota bacterium genome:
GCTTGATAGCCAAAGCTGTGGAAGTGTGTGCGCAAAAGCAAATTCCTCATCTCGTATATGCAAAATATGTCTATGGCAGTAAGGGGGCTGACACATTAACTGAATTTAAGCGAACCAGTGGTTTTGAGAGGATAGAGATTCCGCGATATTATATTCCCCTGACATTAAAAGGCAAGTTGGCATTAAGGCTGGGTCTCCATCATAGTTTAGCAGAATTGCTTCCGAAGAAACTGGTCGTTCATCTAATTGGTATGCGGAATAAATGGAATGAGAAAAAGTACGGAAGTAGAAATCTTCAAAAAGATGATTGATCTATAAGGCCCGATAAATAAACTTAAAGATATAGAAAATAAATATTAAGCAGCGGGAGGAAAATGCCGGGAATTGTCGGGATAATAAGTAAAAGTTCGATTCAGGAAAATGCATCATTGCTTCGGCAGATGTTGGATTGTATGATTCACGAACCATCTTATACATCAGGAACCTATGTCAATGAACGACTTGGCCTGTCCGCAGGTTGGGTGAATCGCTCAGGATCGTTTACAGATTGTATGCCGGTATGGAACGAAACCAACGATGTCTGTTTGATTTTTTCTGGTGAAGACTTTACTGACATATTTGAGACGGACCGCCTCCGGGCTCAGGGGCATCAGTTTGATGCAGAGAATGCCTCCTACCTGGTGCATCTATATGAAGAAGTTGGTCATAAGTTCTTTGAAAGACTTAACGGCAGATTCAGCGGTGTACTGGTTGATCTCCGCAAGCAGAGCGTCATAATATTTAATGATCGGTTCGGGTCAGATCGGATTTATTATCACGAGAAGACTGACAGTCTCTTTTTTTCTTCAGAGGCAAAATCACTTCTGAAGGTTTTACCAGAACTTCGACAATTGGACAGCATGGGCTTGGCAGAGACTTTTTCCTGCGGTTGCGTACTGCAAAACAGGTCTCTTTTTAAGGGCATATCGTTGCTTCCCGGTGGATCGAGGTGGGAATTTAATGGTGCTGGCCGCATCAGGAAGACAAGCTATTTTAACCCCGATATCTGGGAGAAGCAGCCATTATTGGCAGGTGAAGAGTATTATAACAGGTTGAAGGAAACGTTCAATAAGGTTCTTCCAAGATATTTTCACGGAAAGAACAAAGTCGGCATGTCCTTAACGGGAGGCCTGGATGGCCGAATGATAATGGCCTGGGCGAAGCTCTTTCCAGGGAGCCTTCCATGTTATACGTTCGGTGGTACGTATCGTGACTGTACCGATGTCAGGATTGCACGCCGGGTTGCAGAGGTCTGCAGCCAACCTCATGAAACCATTATCGTTGGTCCCCAATTTTATTCGGAGTTTTCGAAACTGGCCGAAAAGGCCGTATATATTTCTGACGGGGCAATGGACGTTACTGGATCCGTTGAACTTTACGTCAACAGGATCGCACGACAGATTGCACCGGTTCGTATGACAGGGAACTACGGTTCTGAAATTTTGAGAGGTAACATAGCATTTAAGCCTGGTTCCCTGAGCGAAGGGCTATTAGCGCCTGAATTTTTCAGACAGGTTCGAGCGGCATCAACGACTTACGACAGTGAGCGGCAATGTCACCTTGTGTCGTTTATAGCATTCAAGCAGGTCCCCTGGCACCATTATTCACGACTCTCAGTGGAGTTATCGCAACTTACAATGCGGTCGCCTTATCTTGATAATGATATTGTCTCGCTCATGTATCAGGCGCCGCAGGATCTTCTTTTGAGCAAAGTGCCGTCATTACGCCTCATCGCGGATGGAAATGCTAAGTTGGCAAGGATACCAACTGATCGCGGGCTTCTATACCACCCGCTTCCGGCTATAACTAAATGCCGGAACCGTTACGAGGAGTTTACGTTCAAGGCGGAATATGCATATGATTATGGTATGCCGCAGTGGGTGGCGAAGATTGATCATGTTTTTGCACCATTTCATATTGAAAGACTGTTTTTAGGGCGACACAAGTTTCATCATTTCCGGATATGGTATCGTGATAAATTGTCCCAGTATGTAAAAGAAATCTTGCTTGATCCCCTCACCCTTTCGAGGCCCTACCTTGACGGTCGGCGGATGGAAATGATGGTTCGGAGTCATACGGAGGGCAAGGGAAATTACACATCTGAGATACACCGCATCCTTACCTGTGAACTAATCCAGAGAAAATTGATCGAACAGGGCTAAGGATCCGGGGGCCCTCGCTGTCTCTGTCTAGAAGCGACAGGAGATCACGAGAAGAAGGTCTTGTTGTGCTGGTATGATAATCATCAATGCCGATGACTGGGGACGGTCTCGATTGGAGACGGATATTGCTATGTCGTGCTACCAGGAGGGCAGGATTACTTCAGTAAGTGCAATGGTATTTATGGAAGATTCCGATAGAGCTGCCCAGATTGCGAAAGATGCAGGGATCGACGTCGGACTCCATTTGAATTTGAGCCAGCGATTTACTGGTCAATTTCGGGCTGTGATGTTGCAGGAATATCACGATCGTATCGTCCGGTTCCTGACTATGAACCGCTATGCACTGCTCCTGTATAACCCCTTTTTGAGGAAACAGTTTAATTATGTATATCAGGCCCAGGTCATGGAATTTCGACGACTATATGGAAGACCACCGTCCCATATTGACGGTCACCATCACAAACACCTTTGTACCAATATTCTGCTCGACGGGGTGATCCCCGCAGGCGAAAGGATTCGCAGGAATTTCTCATTTTGGCCTGGCGAGAAAGGTGTCCTGAACAGATCGTATCGGAACCTGGTCGACAAATGGCTTGCGAACAGGTATCGTATAACAGATTATTTTTTCGGGTTATTGCCATGCTTCCAGAGTGACGAACTCGCAAGCATTATTGCGCTGTCAGCATCAGCAACAGTTGAAGTTATGACACATCCTGCTAATAAGAAGGAATATGCCTGCCTGATGAGCGATGACTATCTTGCCAAACTGCGCCAACTGAA
Encoded here:
- a CDS encoding ChbG/HpnK family deacetylase codes for the protein MIIINADDWGRSRLETDIAMSCYQEGRITSVSAMVFMEDSDRAAQIAKDAGIDVGLHLNLSQRFTGQFRAVMLQEYHDRIVRFLTMNRYALLLYNPFLRKQFNYVYQAQVMEFRRLYGRPPSHIDGHHHKHLCTNILLDGVIPAGERIRRNFSFWPGEKGVLNRSYRNLVDKWLANRYRITDYFFGLLPCFQSDELASIIALSASATVEVMTHPANKKEYACLMSDDYLAKLRQLKKGTYSDI